Genomic DNA from Perca fluviatilis chromosome 12, GENO_Pfluv_1.0, whole genome shotgun sequence:
AGGAATGCTGGGATAACCAAGAAGGCCAGGATTGATAGTGACTAAAAGGGCTGGAAAAATGGTAGGAGAGTTAAATACAGTGGATCAAGTATATGATGACCGTCTGgcaaaaatgacacagaaaatAACGAGGGACCCGGGTCACCCTCTTCATGATAATTTGACTGGTAGAGTTATGgaacgtagtggtaggctaAGGCCTCCCGTGACACGAACTAAGCGGTATGCTCTCTCTTTTATACCTCAGACTATCAAacagcacaacaagcactttaaacatacatttttataaattctttattgtattatattgtatttattttattgtattagaCGGGTAtgagcactgtaatttccatttttttgacttgacttgattgaGTCACGGCCGGCAGTCCGGTGCTCAATACCCacgcaaactcaccctttctgggtgactggactaccaaacgccgctgccctgacagagctccagggcctgcagctcactgttctccctcccctcttcttgctaaatggccggtgtgtgactgagaacgcggtcagcgagcttgttacgcccgcaatctcttaccgcaggttccagttaatcttataatggatatgtgtgttgagttatttaaacaaacgatcggggaaataaacgcctcttgtccgcgagtctcattgatagagccgcggtgagctggagtccatcattgagagctagctagcctcctcctaacgagacctctgaaattcacaaaaatgcattaaattgaagtgttagctaagctttgtaagaccttggtagctgtgatataagtgctgtgacgaaattcaaactgtaaatatattctagttatgccggcagccgccCAGCTCCGCAGAGCCCCgctagtgcagtaatccacaaagggtgactttgccctgggtatggagcccagcaggctgccgctttctcgtcagactgtgtggagctcctaaagtctgacacgtcttaccaaatttgcaattagccatcaattttcgtaaaacagccTATATTTGCGcattatatagttgatttctcgcataaaaaagtctcagaagtgaatttggtaacgaaacattgcagtgtctggaatatgagattctgtcgcgtctgtaatatgtgtatatggggatttgctcaaccaatgagcacgcagctcatctaaatattcatgagtataccatatttggaagaaaagctcttgttacaaaaaGGGACCAAACACagatcaaccaggccattttcagcccaaccaatgttacataccccattaggagaccttaaggaacagtgtgaaataccctatataatcattctatcaccactTTAAAGAGACTCCTCTGGGACGCCCCCATCATTAGTCTAATGGTGAAGACTTTGGCCATGTGCACCATCTAAGGCGATTTAATTTTTTCAAGACCCTCTTTTTTGTTATATTTGAGTCTGCTGCTTGTGTAAAAAACCTTCCTAATTGCAGAGTGGAGTGGTGAATCTGCCACATCACAGTTGGAAGTTTGGGTTAATTTGGGTGGCATTAGTTTTTTTCAGATCAGAGTTTTGCAGTTTTAAGTTTGCTTTAgtgcaataaaaatgtaattgctcTGGCTACTCTTTTGGAATCCATATTATCACCTCATGGTGGTCTGAAATTGAAtaggttatgtgtgtgtatgtgtttctgtgctcTTTGCTGACCATTGTGAGTTTTAGACCTAGAGAGTTAGGAAAGTAAAGGAAATCCTCACTTCTCAACGGGGTACAGGCAAGTAATAAAGTACAAATATGTTACAATGTCAGACTCAAATGCTCGACTCAACTCTGAGTAGAAGGTgagtttgtttattaattaataaataatccAGGCAACGGTACAAATCCAACAGGCAGAAGACGTGGTCGAAAATACAGGCAATAGATCAGGGCCCTATTTCAGgtagaaggtttaacaaactctgagtctaaccctgatgtctaaGTTTATTTGTAGCAGCTGATAtaagttggttcaatcaactcagagtaggttcacgcgcgtgcaccaccacaataaaaaggcagcatgaatggagccatgatactatgattcaccatggtaacaaccacaaacaaacgggtcggcggaaatactcgcACAGCgagtttaaaaaacaacacagcggctgctgcaaaagagagagaatttgcatGGGAGagaattgctgctagagtaaatgcgtatattccaatatagtgtatatcatatttaatcataagtatagcctaatattactggtgaaatggtattgaacctataatctatttaatTTAGATTTAACACTGCGGatgaaaaagtagcctactacgcctactaatcccattctgaggctaacagaattataattcataatcttttatttcaaagggtttacctcattcacctgcaatactgtggaactcctttaaaaaacgtttaaaacgtttcggagcgagtcacactcttctgacggcgctttgctacagcAGCTTTACTAAAATGCTCCCCATCATCATTGTTGTAAAGACAAATGgcgtttgcaaaaaaacgtaatgcgataatctgctgggatgtaagagcatagatgggtgacgttagtgatatgaggacggataaggttatgtagcctacataactgatcgactgggaagaaaaacgataccgctcaaataggaagttatcttaaaattaaaatgtcggggtttcaatatcatctcccgacatatAACACCCTGCGAagtaaagcagcttcttcatcaacaggatcgttgacaaaaggaaatgccatgttttgagaaaaaaaacgttttatagtctgcctaacatggttaataaaccaacataatttttttttattcatgccgataacaaactgcgctaaaatgcgcctgatccagactgaatgaatgaatgaggaaatgaagaaaacctgctcccgaccaggttaggttcacaggctcagttaccatagtaactgactctgaggtgaagttacctccctttctgaaacagaaaacccagagtttccctcatctcagggttaaactcaagagttttcactaaaccggCTTTCGGAAATAGGGCCCAGGAAACACTGGAAACAAACACTAGAAAACGCTTGTGAGACACAAGGAGTAACAACAATCTGGCAAAGGGTAAGTGgacaagggtgtgtgtgtgtgtgtgtgtgtgtgtgtgtgtgtgtgtgtgtgtgtgtgtgtgtgtgtgtgtgtgtgtgtgtgtgtgtgtgtgtgtgtgtgtgtgtgtgtgtgtgtgtgtgtgtgtgtgtgtgtgtgtgtgtgtgtgcatacatacatacatccacatatacatacacagggGATGGGAAGACAACTACACACAGGTGAATCACATTAGGGCAGGGGCAGATAATCATAAAAGGCGGGAAACAAACCAGGGATGTAACCAAACAgtggatttcaaaataaaacaggaagtccgtgaaaacaaacagaaaacatgaaaccaactaAAACACCGAAACTTGACACAAGGACAAAAACATGACAGTACCCCTCCCTCAAGGGACGGATCccagacatcccaaactaaatGAGCAAAACCTAGGGAGGGCGGAGGGGGTACGGAGGAGGGATGAACCAAAAATCAACCCCTGAAGAGACAAAagggaaaacaaaaagtcaaatggGGTTAGGGAACTGGGAACAGCGGGGCTTGGGGACCGAAGTGCTGCGGTCAGCTAAGCCCCGGGTCCAGGACTGCAAACTGCACCCCTCTTGCGGCCGAACAGGACGTCAAGGATTCTCAGGCGGCCGGTGGCAAAACCCCTCTGCCGGCCGAACAGGACGACGAGGATTCTCAGGCGGCCGAACAGGAAGTAGAAGGCGAAACCCCGCTGGTGGCCGAATAGGACGACAAGGATTGTCAGGCAGCCGGCGGTGAAGGTGAAATCCCTCTGTGGCTGAACAGGTCGGCGAAGGCGGATCCCCTCTGGAGACCAAGCATGTCGGCAAAGACGAACACCCTCTGGAGATAGTCGGCAATGAAGGCGATACCCCTCAGGCAGCCGAGCACGAAGGCAGAATCCCTCTGGTGGCCGGCGTCGAAGGTTCTCTGGAGGCCGGTGATGAGGACGGAAACCCTCTGGCAGCCGAGCACGAAGGCGGAATCCCTCTGCCGGCCGGTGGCGAAGGCGAAACCCCTCTGGAGGTCGGCGGTGGCGAAGGCGGAATCCCTTTGGAGGCCGGGCAGGTGAAGTAACAGCTGGGCTGGAAGCAGGCGATAGGTCAGCTGGGCTGAAGACAGGCAACAGGTCAGCTGGGCGGAAGACAGGCGACTGATCAGCTGGGCCAGGGTCTGCCAACAAGGCAACTGGAACAGGAGTCGGTGGGTCCGCCAACAAGGTAACGGGAACAGGAAACAAGGCAACAGGGTCAGAAGTCGATCTTGCATGCATTGGTCATCAGCTGAGGCTCTTGAAGGCGTGTCCGCTGAGACTCTGAATGGCGGGTCCGCTGAGGATTTGGAAAGCTGCATATCACCTGGAATTCTGGACCGCTGCACTTAAGCTGGGGTTCTGGAAGGCTGCAAATTAGCGGGGTTTCTGGAATGCTGCTCGTCAGCTCAGACTCTGGACTGAAGAAAGGTTGACACTCGCATGGCAGGGGGGCCTCCACGAGTTCCAGGGAATATAGCCAGGCGGGTCCCCTCAAAGGACTGCTTGTTGTTGGGGGTGCCTGCTGAACAGGTAGCACTAggactgacagacaggagttggaATTTGGCATTATTATCACCTCATGGTGGTCTGAAATTGAATATGACCATACATTGCTGGTCGTTTGCACATCATCATCTCTTTCTCATCCCCTTTCCTTCACTCGCTTTCAGCTGCTCATATTGTTTGCCTTCTTCTAGAAACACCAAAGCAAAAACTGAAAACTCAAGACATGATAAATTTTGTtttgctccattatttctgagaccaggCTGTGTCGGCGAGTTTAACTCGGTTATTCTGTCCAATAGACCAGCGACAGCTTCGACCTCGTGACATTGTTTGCTACGCCTGACAAATTGAAGTGTAAACCCAAACCGGACCAattaaaaaatgcaacaatgttgcaacttcacccACGAACCGAGTCTACCGAAATATAGATGTGAAAGTACCCTTAATGTAAATGCATGTATACCTTCTCAGTAGTGAGCCATGCATGACCTTCCTTTCATTTCCTGTGACATTACTTAACATAACAATTGTGGAAAATCTGACTGAATAGAAAATAGACCCACCCCTGCTGTATAACTGGACTTTCCAGTCCAACACCCCTCTTAAGAACACTTTGTTTTGTGAGTTGGAAAATTCCGTCTTTGCCAAGCAGTTAATTACTAAAGCACATTGGCTGGTATTTTAACAGGTGGTTTTGATCATTACAACTCTGTGCTTCAGGTCTGCTACTGAAACTCCAACACATGCTGCAGCTCCCTCACTCACACAAACCAAAATGTTAGACACATCTGTGACCAGAAGAGCTGGGGATTcaactgtcatttttttttattgaaacatAGCAGCCTTTAATGGCAGATACCATGTCTATTTAAAATCTTGGCCAGGATGTACATGCTTGCCGCTGCCTTATTAATGTGAAAAATGCTAATCCCACCGTTAAGCAACTGGGACCTGGTGATGCTTCAGCAGCAGTACCAATAGGAAATCAATTATTTTTACACGACACAGGCTGACAGGAGATGTGTGGTGTGTCGAAGATTAGATGTTACATTCTTAAAACAAGCctatgtgatgttgtgtgttgtatttaGGGAAGCAGTGCTGCAAAAATAGGGAGTGCAACAACATTTCAAATACCCCATACCCTATTCCCAAACTCTCAGAGACTGCTACCACAAATATAAAATTATAAACATAGATTTACcatctatttatttataatcATAACCTTCAACATCTGTAAATGTATGCATGTAAAAATCTCATTTAActagtgtcttttatttatctCTTTTCAATGCTGtacttgccttttatttatttccaagtTGTACTTGCACAAGCGTCACTTTTCACTACGCTGCTGTTATTGCTGTTTTGCTGCTACTGTACTACTGCTGTTGCTGGTACTGGTTTTATCTTTTTTCCTGTGTTCTGTCTACATCAAGAGAAGCAATACGGAATTTCATTATATCTGATTATAATTACAATATCAGATAATTTTGATAGTCATAGCCTAATGACGCTTCCTGATACTTCGTGaaccatttctttattttctgagctcactagatggcacttttggtttaaagaaaaaggttaaaaaaaaaagttaaaagttaaacagagaccgccatctagtgggctcagaaaataaagccACTTTTTGTACGGgagcatttttatttaaaatgtatattttatagACATGAAGAAGAATCATTCTTCATTATCATTATTGCAACAGTAGACTCATTTGAAGTCAGGCATTGTGGTATTAGGATAGAACTACTGGTTTAAATTCATATTATATTTGCTTCTGGTTTTACAGGTGTCCCTTTGCTGTATTGGTGATAGAAGATGAAGAGGCATCGGTTATTACCGCTATGTGCCCTCCTAGGCGTCCTGTTCGCAGGACTCCTCCCTAACCTTGAGGCTCAGGAAGGTAAGTCGAACTAAGTTCATCCCAGCTGCAGTCAGCAGGCTGTGCTCATTTTGAAGATGATTTGTCAactttttccaattttcagCAATGTTCAGAGGAATACATTTAtttcttcttcctgtttttGCTCCCCTAAAATGCATACTGTAGTTTGCACCTGTTCATATATTGCAAAGAAAAGCAGGAGTTTTTAAAAGTGCTTATGACATCCTAAGAAAAGCcaaacttttttaaattaaattattaaaatattacattattttttttacttttaatgagcATTGTTAGTTAACTGGCTATTTTtcaattattgttattattttgttttaatctgAATTCAAACGGTGTATCTTAAcattggaggaaaaaaaagaataccaAGTGCTGTCAGATGCTTTTGCTAAACAAAGCaacaacatttcatttgtatAAGGGTGTAAACAATATTCTGGTACCAAACACACCAGGCATCTTTTCACTGGTCTTCACTTTTGTCCTCCAAACACTCTTTTGAAGATTGTGCACAGGGGTTGGGAGCTGATATATACTTTCTAGTGGATTCATCCTGGAGTATGGGAGTGGAGAACTTTAAGCATATCAGACAATTTCTGTACAGCTTGATACAATCACTGCACCAGGTTGGAGGGGAGAGGTTTAAATTTGCCCTTGTGCAGTACAATACTAAGCCACAAACTGAGTTCCAGCTCAACAGCTACCCAACAACACAGGGAGTCCTGGCACACATCAAGGCTATGCCTTATCGTGGTGGGGGAACCCAGACTGGCCTGGGCCTGGATTTCCTGACTCGTACACACTTGACCACTGCTTCGGGCAGCCGCGCTGTTGATGGTGTGGCCCAAGTGGTGGTTGTGCTAACAGATGGGCGCTCCCAGGATGACGTGGCCGAGCCAGCTCAGGTGCTGTGGCTGGCAGGCGTGGAGGTGTTTGCAGTTGGAGTTCAGGATGCAGTTGATTCGGAGCTAAGGGACATGGCTAGCAAGCCCCATGACACTCATGTGTTCAGTGTAGACTCTTTCCTGACTTTGCGGGATATAATCCAAGATTTAGTAGTGGGGCTTTGTGACACAGTGACCCGGTCAGGGGGTGGTCCTGTGGCAAACGAGGCCCCCGTGTCTGGAGGAGGGACAGGTAATGAAATGGGACCAGTGTCACTACCATTACTAATGTGTCTACATGTGCAGGACGAAGCTGCTGCATATGTGGCTGTGACATTCACTTGTTTTGTCTCACCACACTTAATATTCCCctaatgctttaaaaaaatcacaattagatcTGCATGTGATTTACACCCTACAGCGTCTCAGATTAGGGTGTAACAGTGGCACAGAAATATGCCCATGCAAAGccagaacaaaaacaatgagAATGGATTGAGAGAAAGCTATTTAAGTGATGTGACCATTCATTGCTCATAAATTAGGTAGTAATTTAATTTCTGTGTTGGCATACAGCCATAACCTCAGGCATAATTTAAGACACCATTTCAAGATGATAGTTGTTTTAAGTAGACACAGCTGAGGTGAGAGGACACATTACAGACAGCAACAGAATAACATTGTGAATCCATATATTGACACCTCATACTGACATTTGTTCAGAAAACCTTTGGAAAAGAGAATGGACTCAAGGATGCCTCACTCTTTAAAACATCACATCTCAAATTCAATCAATGAGCTTTTAACCATAGCTAACCATGCACCACTGCTTACGTATGTGTCCTGTTTTtgtattcttttcttttgtgtctTTAGCAGTCTATCTACAATGTCTATCTGTGTAAAATATTGTCAATATTCTCTATTTGAAACAGTGATGAACCTGCATCCTTGACCTGCAAAAGCACTTTGAGAATATTTTTATATGTAGATGCCCTGAAATGATACTATATGTAATACTATATGTTACAATTAATTACCAGAAGTTACTTGAATGAAAAAATACATTCCATAAAAATGTGTCCATAAAAGGAAATTTCTTTTGCCAGCAtatatgattcaaattaaaatgaattgctAACAtcaataataaacacatttgtAAAGACTTTACATGAAATCACATGTAATATATTCTCAAGTATTGCAGGCCTCCAGGATATGCCACAGGGTCATGGCTGGTCACTTGATCTGAGGTCCATAACAAGAGTCTGCATGGGATGGCTGAACTCAATGGAGTTTCTACAAGGGACACATCACATTAATTTAACAAAGAACTTTGTAAAGGTTGAATGATAAAACagctcaactttttttttcatccattgTTTTCTTTTGACTTGCGGGTTGTCACCATAGTATGGCCTCATGATGGAATACCCTTTCTTTATAGTGAATAATAAGAATAGAACCATGTAGTTAAATATATTCATTATATTAATTATAAACAATTATTATCATTTCATAATACTTTTTTTAAGgctcaacaatttttttttataaaaaaatctaGCTTTTCAGTTCACGGTCACTAAGTCACATTCAACATTTCTGACTatcaattttttctttttgtaaaaatCTAAATGATGTCATGATTAGCTTTACATGTTGATGGAGTTCTAATCCGCCCCTGATGTGGGAAAACATTAGTTTTCTGgaatttaaatatgtttttgacCTAATTAAGCTGTTATGATTGACCATCCTAGATGAGGAGAATTAGCTCATCAGTGGTTAGTATTCATACTGACAACAACTACTGTACAAATTGCATCACTTTAGGAAATCTCCTTGGTTCAGCCTACATGCAGTATGATGTGTTTTGCAATGGTTGATTGATTTGTTCACTTTCAATGTTACTTGACACACAGTGATATGCTAGCACGAGTTCTTTGATTGGATTCTTTGTCTCTGCCTCACCATGTTAACGCTTTCACaagttccattttgttttgttttctctctcttcccttaaAGCACAAGATTCAGCTGACCTAGTACTCTTAATTGATGGATCAGAGAACGTTGGAGCAGCAAACTTCCCCTTTGTGCGCGATTTGGTTTTGAGAATCATTGAGCCCCTTGATGTGGGCAGGGACACTGTTCGGGTGGCCTTGGCCCTGTACAACGGCAACCCACAGATAAAGTTCTATCTAAATAGCTATGACAGCAAATCATCAGTCCTGGAAGCGGTGAAGGGCCTTTCCTACTCAGGGGGTGATGAATCTAACCTGGGGTTCGCCTTGGAGGAAGTAGCCAAAAGCCTTTTAAGCCAAACAGCTGGGGGCAGGGCCGACGAGGGTGTGCCCCAGATGATGGTGGTTATCAGTGCTGGGCCGTCCACTGATGATACTGGTGCCGGTGACCGGGCCCTTAAGAGGGCCGGCGTTATCACATTAGGTGTTACAATTGGTGACACGGCCAGTGCAGATCTGGAAGCAGTTGCTACAGATAAAAGTTTTGTCCTGTCAGCCCCTGATTTCAGAACAGTGGTGAGCACGGGTGACCGGCTGCTCCCATTAATTAACGGGGTGGTCCAGCGCACCATTATAGTTCAGACCGAGTTCACAGAAGGTATGTAACTTCTCTGTAAATGTTAGTGAGGCATTGTGGTTGTGGATGGGGACTTAaaaaagcgaatgcagaagtgccgtttacccggttacgagttgatgaactaCTGAAATGATTTTggtaacattattttaaggtacaaaagaatctttggtgttgctttacgGGCCGAAGTCCAGTGTCAATTCCAGGCtatgtattttaatttcacattttgTTGATTAATCATTCATGTTATTCAGCATTTCTATTCATGTTCTAATCTTAAATGAAACTTTCTTTGGTACAATATATCTTGTCCATATGCAGCAAAACAATAATCTTTGATTTTGATTGCAAATCCTAATTCATACCTCATGAGAACACATGtaaaatttaacatttagaaGGCGCCtatatttttcctctttttttctctccttcaatATTAGTTCACACATATGCCAAATAATCCAATCTAAATATAAATGATGAATCTAACTATTAAAATATATCCTTGGTGGGCTTTGGTAGCCCTTAGTACTTAAAAACCACTTTTATTCTCATAttaatgcattttcttttcttttcagtctTGGCAGTTGGACCACGAGACATCATTTTCCTCATCGACAGTACAATGGGAGCAACGCTTATCAACTCTGTGCAAGAATTCATCAAGCGGTTCGTCGACATCATTCCAATTGGTCCAGATGGAGTTCAAGTGGGTGTGGCCAAGTTCAGCAATGTCCCTCAACTTCAGATGGATCTCAACTCCTATGGGTCCAGGGAGGAATTAACTGCTGCTTTGGGCTCTATCAAACCAAGACCGGGACAGACAGTCAACATTGGAGCAGCCTTGGACTTTGTGCGGACGAATATGCTGCGGCCTGAGAAAGGGAGTCGTATTCAACAGGGGGTACCCCAGCTTTTACTGTTGATGACCAGTAAAAAGTCAAGTGACAGTGTGGAAGCACCTGCTAAAGCCCTGCAGCGACTGGGCGTATTGACTCTAGCTGCAGGTTCCAAGACTGCGACGGAGAATGAGCTGCGGCAGATTGCCTTTGCTGACACTGTTGCGTTCTATTTGAAAGACTTCCGCTCACTGCTTCGCAACCCAAAGGCAATTGTCGATGCACTCTCCACTCTAGCTGGAGTGGTTGTGACTGAAGGACCCACTAAGCCAGGTACTACTTTGTCTTTCACGAACATCtactacattttaaaaatattttttgtcatcATTCAATCAATGAAATTGATTTAAGTGAAATATACAGATAAGTGACAACTTAAAGGAAAACCTTGAATAAATAagtggaaaaacaacaaatgcagATGCTTTGGAACAACTGTGCTGCGTGATAAAATTATATAACTTTGTTTTATGAAAAATGCCACTGAACAAGTGGGAAATTGTGGACCGACCCGCTTTCCTCCACTATCATCGAACCACCAAAAAGGGAAATGTCTTTTGGATGAATGAATGGTGTCCCATGAaacatgagacaaaaaaaagtccagttttaGCACCAGACCTGTGATTTTGAAAACATCGCAGTCACAGAGATTACAATACTCAGGGACAGGACTGTGAAACTGTTGAAAGTTATGATGGTGGCAATTATTTTGGCCTTCAAAACAATGAACATGAGGTAAACAGTAGAAATATGTTTTAGTAATCGGATGGCTGATGCTGATGGCTATAGGCAGCCAATTTGTAAGTTAGTGTTTGCTGGCTATGGCAACTAGTGCCATCTTAGCTGTATCATCAGCTGAGTCTAATTACAGTGGCCACTTGAACATTAACACATACAGTTTAAGGGGCATTTGCTGAAACAACTGATGCTGTCATATTTCTTGAAAGTGCAGTCTCCAGTTTAGGTAGATTTTGTAATGTTTAAAAACAGGTCTGCGTCTGGAGAACTTTATTACGTGACTCTTTTGGAGCTAagtaatgctaatttagctatGAGCTTACCTAGTTGTATGTATTATCAATATAACAACGTTTTTAATTGagtaaacaattatttaaatacttaattagggcccgagcaccgacagcggcgaaggctctattgaaactgaaggaattcttCTTTCTTCCGGCAAATGAATCGCCTTATTGAggggcttaaagtgatggtccattagcccctgcgctaagctattcagctgataacgctactctagctaactctcccaatgttagacccaggtgaaaaaagcttctggggggtgtttggctcgaggtcatggtgcaaaggaccctagggtgaattactccgaaccatcactttaacatactcaaaaactcaatcaaccaatcaattctgaaaatgtacgtattttaagggtttcgggaataggcacaAAAAAATGGCTTGCTAGCGCCCCTTACAAAATTAAAGAAATTGAGCCCCTACAGTACGTTTAATGTAGACTCacaaaacttggtacacata
This window encodes:
- the LOC120570038 gene encoding collagen alpha-3(VI) chain-like, producing the protein MKRHRLLPLCALLGVLFAGLLPNLEAQEVFWYQTHQASFHWSSLLSSKHSFEDCAQGLGADIYFLVDSSWSMGVENFKHIRQFLYSLIQSLHQVGGERFKFALVQYNTKPQTEFQLNSYPTTQGVLAHIKAMPYRGGGTQTGLGLDFLTRTHLTTASGSRAVDGVAQVVVVLTDGRSQDDVAEPAQVLWLAGVEVFAVGVQDAVDSELRDMASKPHDTHVFSVDSFLTLRDIIQDLVVGLCDTVTRSGGGPVANEAPVSGGGTAQDSADLVLLIDGSENVGAANFPFVRDLVLRIIEPLDVGRDTVRVALALYNGNPQIKFYLNSYDSKSSVLEAVKGLSYSGGDESNLGFALEEVAKSLLSQTAGGRADEGVPQMMVVISAGPSTDDTGAGDRALKRAGVITLGVTIGDTASADLEAVATDKSFVLSAPDFRTVVSTGDRLLPLINGVVQRTIIVQTEFTEVLAVGPRDIIFLIDSTMGATLINSVQEFIKRFVDIIPIGPDGVQVGVAKFSNVPQLQMDLNSYGSREELTAALGSIKPRPGQTVNIGAALDFVRTNMLRPEKGSRIQQGVPQLLLLMTSKKSSDSVEAPAKALQRLGVLTLAAGSKTATENELRQIAFADTVAFYLKDFRSLLRNPKAIVDALSTLAGVVVTEGPTKPVVEITTVQTQNVVRDIVFLVDGSNYVGSSNFPYVRDFIINVVNQLDVRPDRVRIGLLQFAESQKIEFHLNSYSSRQDVVNQISQLRLTGGSVLNTGAAMNYALSKMFQPSTGSRRKQGVQQVLVLITGGPVQDQAKNAADKLALAGVLTFTVSSGEADEALMKSVAFVEDLAYHETSFSNLPALAGQIMPKLITVVGDTDVTETTFPEETAQDSADLVLLIDGSENVGAANFPFVRDLVLRIIEPLDVGRDTVRVALALYNGNPQIKFYLNSYDSKSSVLEAVKGLSYSGGDESNLGFALEEVTKSLLSQTAGGRANEGVPQMMVVISAGPSTDDTGAGDRALKRAGVITVGVAIGDTASADLEAVATDKSFVLSAPDFRTVVSTGDRLLPLINGVVQRTIIVQTEFTEVLAVGPRDIIFLIDSTMGATLINSVREFIKRFVNIIPIGPDGVQVGVAQFSNIPQLQMDLNSYGSREELTAALGSIKPRPGQTVNIGAALDFVRTNMLRPEKGSRIQQGVPQLLLLMTSKKSSDSVEAPAKALQRLGVIDSSCRFQDCDGE